A single genomic interval of Camelina sativa cultivar DH55 chromosome 11, Cs, whole genome shotgun sequence harbors:
- the LOC104727764 gene encoding putative respiratory burst oxidase homolog protein G: MQRVSFELPDYHHHSDTEAEKSSDVVPLNGSSPLTNENLAMKNLRNTAADEESSVKEDTELTMQKRNGRVKLTNKLKRLKSSVFGESKPTGLDRSKSTAGRALKGLKFISKTDGDAGWSAVEKRFLKITATTGGLLLRSKFGECIGMNSKDFALVLFDALARRQGVTGDVIDMDHLKEFWEQISDQNFDSRLMTFFDMMDKDANGRLTEDEVREIINLSSSANHLSSIQKKTDEYAAMIMEDLDPDHMGYIMVDSLKKLLLQAETQSVSTISEDRKELSDMLSESLKPTRDPNPLRRWYRRLRYFILDGWQRIWVIALWLTIMAILFAYKYIQYKNRAVYEVLGHCVCLAKGAAETLKLNMALILLPVCRNTITWLRNKTRFGVFVPFDDNINFHKVIAVGITVGVVIHAVAHLACDFPRLIAATPEEYMPLGKFFGEEQPKRYLHYVKSTEGITGLVMVLLMAIAFTLALPW; encoded by the exons ATGCAGAGAGTGAGCTTTGAATTACCGGACTATCATCATCACTCAGACACAGAGGCTGAGAAGAGCAGCGATGTAGTTCCGTTGAATGGATCATCGCCGTTGACCAACGAAAACCTGGCTATGAAAAACCTTAGAAACACGGCGGCGGATGAAGAATCGAGCGTGAAGGAAGATACGGAGCTGACGATGCAGAAACGAAACGGTCGGGTGAAACTTACTAACAAGCTCAAACGCTTGAAATCATCTGTCTTTGGAGAGAGTAAGCCAACTGGATTGGACCGTTCAAAGTCAACGGCTGGTCGGGCCTTGAAAGGGCTCAAGTTCATCAGTAAGACCGACGGTGACGCTGGATGGAGTGCCGTGGAGAAGCGGTTTCTTAAGATCACAGCCACTACTGGTGGATTGCTACTTCGGTCAAAATTTGGTGAAtgcatag GGATGAACTCAAAGGACTTTGCTTTGGTATTGTTCGATGCATTAGCTAGAAGACAGGGTGTGACAGGGGATGTGATTGATATGGACCACTTGAAGGAATTTTGGGAACAAATAAGTGACCAAAACTTTGATTCCAGGCTTATGACATTTTTTGACAT GATGGATAAAGACGCCAACGGTAGACTGACAGAAGACGAAGTTAGAGAG ATCATCAACCTTAGTTCGTCTGCCAACCATTTGTCATCTATCCAGAAAAAGACTGATGAATATGCAGCAATGATAATGGAAGACCTTGACCCTGATCATATGGGGTACATCATG GTGGACAGTCTGAAGAAATTGCTTCTGCAAGCGGAAACACAATCTGTAAGCACAATTAGTGAAGACAGAAAGGAGCTGAGCGACATGTTAAGTGAGAGTCTCAAGCCTACGCGTGACCCTAATCCGTTGAGGAGATGGTATCGTCGACTTAGATATTTCATATTGGATGGCTGGCAAAGAATTTGGGTGATCGCGCTATGGCTCACCATTATGGCCATCCTCTTCGCGTACAAGTATATCCAGTACAAGAATCGAGCTGTGTATGAGGTGTTGGGGCATTGTGTGTGCTTGGCCAAAGGTGCAGCAGAGACGCTGAAGCTAAACATGGCCTTGATTTTGTTACCTGTATGCAGAAACACTATCACGTGGCTTAGAAATAAGACTAGGTTTGGTGTTTTTGTCCCTTTTGATGACAACATCAATTTTCATAAG GTTATAGCGGTGGGAATTACGGTAGGAGTAGTCATACACGCCGTGGCCCATTTGGCTTGCGATTTTCCACGGCTAATCGCGGCAACTCCCGAAGAATACATGCCTCTCGGAAAGTTCTTCGGGGAGGAGCAACCGAAGAGATACTTGCATTATGTGAAGTCAACAGAAGGAATAACAGGACTCGTAATGGTTCTCTTGATGGCTATTGCTTTTACACTGGCTCTGCCTTGG
- the LOC104722468 gene encoding metacaspase-2-like, whose translation MLLLVDCSSCRTPLHLPPGATRIRCSICHAFTLIAPEPRLLSHAPATPLPFPNSSLIPPQPSSHIYPPPAPSPFNHAPLAPSPFSQAPSPPSPFNHAPLAPSSFSHASPYTHVPSEPLPFNHAPPASYPFTHAAPAPSPYNHAPSGPPPPVHGQKRAVIVGVSYKNTKDELKGCINDAKCMKFMLMKRFHFPESCILMLNEEEEDPLRLPTKNNITMAMHWLVLSCKPGDSLVFHFSGHGNNQMDHNGDEIDGFDETLLPVDHRTSGVIVDDEINATIVRPLPYGVKLHAIIDACHSGTVLDLPYLCRMDRLGNYEWEDHRPPSGIWKGTSGGEIFSFTGCDDDQTSADTPQLSGSAWTGAMTYAFIQAIERGHGTTYGSLLNAMRSTVHEIFDKKKGRELVEVEGGDFLTTLLGLLILGAVPSDEEEEVNQAPQKTQEPQLSANEAFDVYGKTFSL comes from the exons atgttgTTGCTCGTGGACTGCTCCAGTTGTCGTACGCCGCTTCACCTCCCTCCCGGGGCCACCCGAATCCGCTGCTCCATTTGCCACGCCTTCACTCTCATCGCTCCCGAGCCCCGTCTCCTATCTCACGCGCCGGCTACCCCTCTTCCTTTTCCCAACTCATCTCTTATACCTCCTCAACCATCCTCTCACATCTACCCGCCACCAGCACCCTCTCCGTTTAACCACGCGCCGCTTGCACCTTCTCCGTTTAGTCAAGCGCCGTCTCCACCGTCTCCGTTCAACCACGCGCCTCTAGCACCCTCTTCGTTTAGCCACGCGTCTCCGTACACTCACGTGCCGTCGGAACCGTTGCCGTTCAACCACGCGCCTCCAGCATCGTATCCGTTCACTCATGCGGCCCCGGCACCGTCTCCATACAATCACGCGCCGTCGGGTCCCCCGCCGCCGGTACACGGACAGAAGCGAGCGGTGATCGTGGGGGTTTCTTATAAGAATACAAAGGACGAACTGAAAGGATGTATCAATGACGCAAAGTGCATGAAGTTCATGTTGATGAAGCGTTTCCACTTCCCTGAATCTTGCATTCTTATGCTCAAcg aagaagaagaggacccATTGAGATTGCCAACGAAGAACAACATAACAATGGCGATGCATTGGCTAGTTCTAAGCTGCAAACCAGGAGATTCCCTCGTTTTCCATTTCTCCGGTCACGGAAACAACCAGATGGACCACAACGGCGACGAGATCGACGGCTTTGACGAGACTCTTCTCCCGGTGGATCACAGGACTTCAGGTGTCATCGTGGATGACGAGATCAATGCTACAATCGTACGGCCTCTCCCTTATGGAGTCAAGCTCCACGCCATCATTGACGCTTGTCATAGTGGTACCGTCTTGGACCTGCCCTATCTTTGTAGAATGGACAG GCTTGGAAACTACGAATGGGAGGACCATCGACCTCCATCAGGAATATGGAAAGGTACGAGTGGCGGTGAAATCTTCTCCTTCACGGGCTGCGATGATGACCAGACCTCTGCTGACACTCCG CAATTGTCAGGGAGTGCGTGGACTGGGGCAATGACGTATGCATTCATTCAGGCCATAGAACGTGGTCATGGGACTACTTATGGGTCCTTGCTGAATGCGATGAGATCAACGGTTCACGAGatctttgacaaaaagaaaggtAGAGAGCTTGTGGAAGTGGAAGGCGGTGATTTTCTCACTACTCTTCTTGGTTTGCTCATCTTAGGCGCTGTTCCTtctgatgaggaagaagaagtaaaccAAGCCCCTCAAAAAACTCAG GAACCACAGTTGAGCGCTAACGAGGCATTTGATGTGTATGGGAAGACGTTCTCTTTATAA